Below is a window of Mycolicibacterium chitae DNA.
GCCTCGATCGCCATGCAGCCCAGCAACGTCAGCGCCGCGGTGCGCTCACTGGTGGCCCGTGGGCTGATCGAGAAGCGGCCGGACCCCGACGACAAGCGGATGACGCTGCTGCACCCGACCGCCAGGGCCCGCAAGGACCGCTCCGCGATCGAGACCGCGCTGGCCGGGTCGGTGTCCCAGGCGCTGGGGGAGTTGTCCGACGAGCACGTCAGCGCGCTGCTGCGCGCCGTGCCCGCGATGCGCGCGCTGTCGGGGGCGGTGACGGAGATGATCCGCTGAGGTCGCCGGTGGCCACCTGCTTCGAGCCACGCCACCCGACGTGGGAACATAATGTCCGCATCGATCGGGGGCGGTAGCTCAGTCGGTTAGAGCCGCGGACTCATAATCCGCTGGTCGCGGGTTCGAGCCCCGCCCGCCCCACCAGCACTCCGTCGCCGAGAAGAAGCTCAGTGACACCCCGTCCTGCGGAAACGCGTACGGCAGCTACTTCTCGGCGTCCCCGCAGGGCTGCGCAAGATAGAGTTGTCTGTCATGTCCACCTCAGCATCTGGTGCGGCGAGGGACAACGCTGTTCTCCTCGGAGACCGGCGCGCGCCCAGCAAGGGGGAGCGGCAGCGCCGCGCCATCCTCGACTGTCTGCCGGAGTTGCTCGCTGCACGCCCGATCGGGGAATTGACCGTCGGTGAGATTGCGGCGGCGGCCGGCGTGCGGCGCTCGGGGTTCTACTTTTACTTCGACTCGAAGTATGCGCCGTTGGCCGTGATCACCGCCGAGATCTGGGCCGAGTTGATGAACCGGGCGCAGTTCTTCACCCGCGCCGACGACGAGTCCATCCACGACTTCATCGGTCGCACCGCCGATATCGCGCTGGAGCTCTGGCACGACAACGAGGGCGTGCTGATGGCCTCGGTGCAGGCCGTGCCGCTGGATGAGCAGCTGGCGCAACTGTGGGACGAGTGGATCCTGCGCCTCGCCGACGTCATCGCCGATCAACTGATCAAGGACCAGGAACAGGGTGTGGCGCATCCGGTTTCGGCCGACGTGCGCGGGCTCATCACGATGCTGCTTGAGATGACCATGCACATCTTCTACCTGGATCGGCTGCGTCAGAACGACTCTCAGCGCACCCGGAAGTCCCGCGAGATGGTGCAGGCAATCTGGCTGGCGTCGGGGTGGGGGATCTCCACACCCAGCCCGGGCTGACCCCGGGCTGTCAGTCGCGCTTCGCGTCCACGGCGCTGGTCATGTCGAGCACCGTGCGCGCCACCAACTCCGGGTCGTCGTACATCGGTACGTGCCCCACGCGCGGGAGGGTGGTGAACTGTGCGTTGGGCACCAGAGCCCGGAACCGCAGGCCATAGGGGTCGTACGGAATCAGCGCGTCGCGCTCCGACCAGGCGATCTCAGTGGGACACTGCACGGCGCCGAGTTGGTGCTCGCTGCCCACGACGTCGTCGACCAGTTCGAAGTAGACGCTGCAGCGCAGGTTGTCCTCGACGAAGGCGGCCGCGTCCGCCGGGGACATGTTGCGGGTGTCCGCGACGGCGGCGCCGAGGGCCAGCCGACGCAGCAGGCCACTCCGAAGCGCCTGCGGGGCAACCGGACCCAGCATCGTGAAGAGTCGGCGCGCCAACACCAGTTTGAGTTTCACCGTCCGCACGTGCCTGCCCGGATACCAGCCGAGCGCCGGGGACAGCGCCAGCACGGACAGGGCGCGCCCGCGGGTGGCCATCTCCAGCGACAGCCAACCGCCCAGCGAGTTGCCCACCAGGTGGGCCCGTTCGATTCCGAGCGCGTCGAGGTCGCGTTCGAGGTGATCGGCCAGCGCGGCGACGGTGGCACGTTGGCCCGCCGGCAGCGATCTCCCGTCGGCGTGGCCGGCCAGCGTCACCACATGGACGTCATGGTGGGCCTGCAGCAGGGGCAGGATCGGCTGCCAGTGTCGCTGGCTGCCACTGAATCCGTGGACGCAGACCAACGGCGAGCGAGTGGTCATCGTCGCCTCAGCCCTGGACTTCCGGGCCGGCGGACTCGAGCTCCAGCCCCTTGAAATCGCCTGCTTCCCACCAGGTGTCGATCATCTCCCAGAACTCGACCTCGCTGCCCTGGTAGACGTCGCCCCAGAAGCCGTGCTGGAGATCGCCCTGGCCGTTGTAGTAGCCCGGTGTGCACGTGGAGAAGTAGAACAGTCGAGCCAATCCGGATTCTCGGGTCAGTTGG
It encodes the following:
- a CDS encoding TetR/AcrR family transcriptional regulator, translated to MSTSASGAARDNAVLLGDRRAPSKGERQRRAILDCLPELLAARPIGELTVGEIAAAAGVRRSGFYFYFDSKYAPLAVITAEIWAELMNRAQFFTRADDESIHDFIGRTADIALELWHDNEGVLMASVQAVPLDEQLAQLWDEWILRLADVIADQLIKDQEQGVAHPVSADVRGLITMLLEMTMHIFYLDRLRQNDSQRTRKSREMVQAIWLASGWGISTPSPG
- a CDS encoding alpha/beta fold hydrolase — encoded protein: MTTRSPLVCVHGFSGSQRHWQPILPLLQAHHDVHVVTLAGHADGRSLPAGQRATVAALADHLERDLDALGIERAHLVGNSLGGWLSLEMATRGRALSVLALSPALGWYPGRHVRTVKLKLVLARRLFTMLGPVAPQALRSGLLRRLALGAAVADTRNMSPADAAAFVEDNLRCSVYFELVDDVVGSEHQLGAVQCPTEIAWSERDALIPYDPYGLRFRALVPNAQFTTLPRVGHVPMYDDPELVARTVLDMTSAVDAKRD
- a CDS encoding MarR family winged helix-turn-helix transcriptional regulator; this translates as MDVTASDTRDLALALHELSWRIARFGPAQVGLEPLPASEVAVLRAVLEQPGRGVSDAAASIAMQPSNVSAAVRSLVARGLIEKRPDPDDKRMTLLHPTARARKDRSAIETALAGSVSQALGELSDEHVSALLRAVPAMRALSGAVTEMIR